CTCCTTATAATCACAAGATATGTTGATATTTTCTGGGAACTGACGGAGAAATCCTGGTTTTTTATCATCGCAGGGTTGTTTATGCTGATCGGCGGTGCGTATCTTGAAAAGCGGAGAAAAAAGGTGATTGAAAAATGGGGCGCTGAATGAGCAGGAAAAACATCACTTTTTGCATCGCGGGGTTATGGCTGGTTCTCGCGCTGGGGCTCATAGGATATAAACAGCGCATCCTCGCGACGGGAATAAAAGTTCTGCTGGAAACCGTGCCTGTTGACCCGCGGGATTTCCTGCGGGGGGATTATGTCATTTTGAGATACAAGATCAGCAGTTTGAGCGGCATTCCGGGTGAATCAAATTTTAAGCGCGGCGACAGGGTGTATGTGAAACTTGAACCCGCCGGGGAATTCGGGGAAGCTGAAAGCGCGCCGTGGCGGGCTGTCGCGATGAAAGCCAAAAACGAAATAGAGAGAGGGGATGTCGTCATAAAAGGGAAGATCCAGCGCAGGGGCATTGTGAAATACGGCATTGAAAGTTATTTTGTTCCCGAAGGCAAAGGCAGGGAAATAGAGAAGAGTATGGCCGGCCGCAGTAAAGTCGCGGTGGAAGTTATTGTCGACAAGCACGGCAATGGGATCATCAACAAACTTTTCATAGACGGCAGGGCAGTTCAATTGTAGGAAAAAAATCAGTGGCTTTTTTTGCTATCATCAAAACATGCCAGAAACCGCACGCGTTTTCTTTGCTGATAAAATTAGTTCTTATTTCTTTTTTTCTTTCAAAACAAATCCTGGCTGAATCTTTTTATGATGATGATTTGGAACAAGTATCGTTTTTGAGTGTGAGCGGCAGCCACTATAAAGCTTCGTTTAAAGACTTCAATGAACATATTCAAAAGCGTAACATCGACTGGGCGGCGAGCGGATTCCACCAAGACGAGTTAGATAACGATATAGATGAGCGTGGAATAGCTTTGGGCATAGGGAGAGGGCGTAGTGCTTATATCCTTGGCTTGTCAGTCCTGGATAAAGTGTCCGCTCCGGCTGTTACTCCCGGCTGGAGCGGGGCTAGCGAAATATCAGCGAGATATTTATCTTTCAAGTACAGGTATTATTTTGGAAAGCCGCGTTGGAGCAGAGAAAGATACAGAAATAGTAAAACAAAATTATTTCCTTTCTTTGAAAGCGGTTTAATATGGCTTTCTGTCAAATGGACGGAAGATAATTTCGTATATACATGCATGACAACAGGGATTTCACACACAGGCCCATCTTATGCGGGGGATTGTTTCGCGTTGCACATAGGCGGCGGGTTAGACTATTTATTATCCGAAAATTTTTTTACTACCCTCACAGTTGGACACAATAACGCAAAAATAGGGAAGTTTCAAACCAAAGAATCTTTTCCCTGCGGTTGTCCATCAGGAACCCATGTACCGTATTTTGATTATGATAATGATGTAAAAGCCTCGTTAGACATGAGCGGTGTGGTTATCGCGCTATCCTTTAATATGAGACTTACGACATCAAAAATAAATAAAGGCCTCAATTTTTGACAGAAGAGTTTATAACAATCAAGGCGAGCGGTTTATTGAGTAAATGAGAAGAACAGATAATGGGTGGAATTTTTAAAATGGCGCAGATTTTAGAGCGCTTCCAGTATTTTTCATAATAAAAGTTTGTAAAAGTCTGTCTGTTTAAGTATAATTGCCTTCAAAAGGTGATGTTATGAGATATACAAAAACGCTTATACCGACAATGAAGGAAGTGCCGTCTGACGCTGTCACGCCGTCGCACATCCTGATGCTGCGCTCGGGCATGATACGAAAACTCGCCTCGGGCATATACGAGTGGCTGCCGCTGGGGAAAAAAGCGCTCAACAGGGTGGAGAAGGTCATAAGAGACCTGCACGACGACGAGGGCTGTCTTGAAGTGCTGCTGCCGGCGCTTCTTCCCAAAAGTTTATGGGAGCAGACGGGGCGCTGGGGCGAATACGGCGCGGAGCTGATGCGCCTCAAAGACAGGCAGGGCAGGGAATTCTGCCTCGCTCCCACGCACGAGGAAGCCATCACGGAGCT
This sequence is a window from Candidatus Omnitrophota bacterium. Protein-coding genes within it:
- a CDS encoding GDYXXLXY domain-containing protein, whose product is MSRKNITFCIAGLWLVLALGLIGYKQRILATGIKVLLETVPVDPRDFLRGDYVILRYKISSLSGIPGESNFKRGDRVYVKLEPAGEFGEAESAPWRAVAMKAKNEIERGDVVIKGKIQRRGIVKYGIESYFVPEGKGREIEKSMAGRSKVAVEVIVDKHGNGIINKLFIDGRAVQL